From the Gymnogyps californianus isolate 813 chromosome 2, ASM1813914v2, whole genome shotgun sequence genome, one window contains:
- the TRIL gene encoding TLR4 interactor with leucine rich repeats gives MGAPRRVRLMVLPRVLWGSVPLFLLLLPAAEPICPEPCDCQQHQHLLCTNRGLRSVPKAAEPQDILTYSLGGNFIANISAFDFHRLAGLQRLDLQYNRIRSLHPKAFERLGRLEELYLGNNLLPALAPGTLSALAKLRILYVNANEIGRLSAASFSGLGSLVKLRLDGNELGSLGDSTFSGLPNLLYLHLESNRIRWLSRGAFTGLAKLRFLDLSGNQQSTLRHPDIFGPLRSLHTLLLASNSLQQLTGGLFQHLPGLAKLSLSGNQLAHLAPDAFTGLGSLKELRLEGNLLSHLPAALLEPLSSLEALDLSRNALSTLHPATFGRLGRLRELSLRDNALATLPGELFASSPALYRLELEGNAWSCDCRLRGLKHWLGAWHSQGRLLTVFVQCRLPPTLAGKYLDYLQDAQLPPPQDGGPCHDGASPPSASPPPAAEEQRRPPPAAEGLGSNSSSGGGGARLPRGPPGPPPSASTARLLGAPESAAAAEAASPTPPLPARPAASGPAPPSAAWPRRAGKPRSAPGAGVPPLVSDPCDFNKLFLCNLSVEAVGSSSVTVRWAVRPHRSPRLLGPARFRLLFDRFGTAVKFQRFVYLPERGEPAATLRELRPDTPYLVCVEGVLGGRVCPVAPRDHCAGLVTLPEGGAAAAAAAGGPRGPDQQLLTLVLLAVNALLLFAALAAWASRLLRKKVLGRRRRKAAPVHVRQLYSTRRPLRSMGTGVSADFSGFQSHRPPRGAACALSEADLIEFPCERFMESGGGGHHGDDHLLQRFAD, from the coding sequence ATGGGGGCGCCGCGCCGGGTCCGCCTGATGGTGCTGCCGCGGGTGCTCTGGGGCTccgtccccctcttcctcctgctgctgcccgcGGCCGAGCCCATCTGCCCTGAGCCATGCGactgccagcagcaccagcacctcCTCTGCACCAACCGGGGCCTGCGCTCGGTGCCCAAGGCTGCCGAGCCCCAGGATATCCTCACCTACAGCCTCGGGGGCAACTTCATCGCCAACATCTCCGCCTTCGACTTCCACCGCCTGGCAGGGCTCCAGCGCCTGGACCTGCAGTACAACCGGATCCGCTCGCTGCATCCCAAGGCCTTTGAGCGCCTGGGTCGGCTGGAGGAGCTCTACCTGGGCAACAACCTGCTGCCGGCGCTGGCCCCCGGCACCCTCAGCGCCCTGGCCAAGCTGCGCATCCTCTACGTGAACGCCAACGAGATCGGCCGCCTCAGCGCCGCCTCCTTCTCCGGCCTCGGCAGCCTTGTCAAGCTGCGCCTGGATGGCAACGAGCTGGGCTCGCTGGGTGACTCCACTTTCTCAGGGCTGCCGAACTTACTCTACCTGCACCTGGAGTCCAACCGCATCCGCTGGCTGAGCCGCGGTGCCTTCACTGGCCTGGCTAAGCTGCGCTTCCTCGACCTCTCGGGGAACCAGCAGAGTACCCTTCGCCACCCAGACATCTTCGGGCCGCTGCGCTCCCTCCacaccctgctgctggccagcaacagcctgcagcagctgacaGGGGGGCTCTTCCAGCACCTGCCTGGCCTGGCGAAGCTCTCACTCAGCGGCAACCAACTGGCTCACTTGGCCCCCGATGCCTTCACGGGGCTGGGTTCGCTGAAGGAGCTGCGCCTGGAGGGAAACCTGCTGAGCCACCTGCCCGCTGCACTGCTGGAGCCGCTGAGCAGCCTGGAGGCGCTGGATCTGAGCCGCAATGCGCTGAGCACCCTGCACCCCGCCACCTTTGGCCGCCTCGGCCGCTTGCGGGAGCTCAGCCTGCGAGACAACGCGCTGGCCACCCTCCCCGGCGAGCTCTTTGCCTCCAGCCCGGCCCTCTACCGCCTGGAGCTGGAGGGGAACGCCTGGAGCTGCGACTGCCGCCTCCGCGGCCTCAAGCACTGGCTGGGGGCCTGGCACTCCCAGGGCCGCCTTCTCACCGTCTTCGTGCAGTGCCGCCTGCCGCCCACCCTGGCCGGCAAGTACCTCGACTACCTGCAGGACGCCCAGCTGCCGCCGCCGCAAGACGGCGGCCCCTGCCACGACGGTGCCTCTCCCCCCTCCGcgtccccgccgccggcagccgAGGAGCAgcgccggccgccgccggccgccgaGGGGCTcggcagcaacagcagcagcggcggcggcggcgcgcggcTGCCCCGCGggcccccggggccgccgccgtcCGCCTCCACCGCCCGCCTGCTGGGGGCGCCCgagagcgcggcggcggcggaggcggccAGCCCCacgccgccgctgcccgcccgcccggcggcctCCGGGCCGGCGCCGCCCAGCGCGGCGTGGCCCCGGCGGGCCGGCAAGCCCCGCTCGGCGCCGGGCGCCGGCGTCCCGCCGCTGGTGTCCGACCCGTGCGACTTCAACAAGCTGTTCCTCTGCAACCTGTCGGTGGAGGCGGTGGGCTCCAGCTCGGTGACGGTGCGCTGGGCCGTGCGGCCGCACCGCAGCCCCCGCCTGCTGGGGCCGGCGCGGTTCCGCCTCCTCTTTGACCGCTTCGGCACCGCCGTCAAGTTCCAGCGCTTCGTCTACCTGCCGGAGCGCGGGGAGCCGGCCGCCACCCTGCGGGAGCTCCGCCCGGACACCCCCTACCTCGTCTGCGTCGAGGGCGTCCTCGGCGGCCGCGTGTGCCCGGTGGCGCCGCGGGACCACTGCGCCGGGCTGGTCACCCTGCCcgagggcggcgcggcggcggcggcggcggcgggcgggccccGCGGCCCCGACCAGCAGCTCCTCACCCTGGTGCTGCTGGCGGTGAACGCCCTGCTGCTCTTCGCGGCACTGGCCGCCTGGGCCTCCCGCCTGCTGCGGAAGAAGGTgctggggcggcggcggcggaagGCGGCCCCCGTCCATGTCCGGCAGCTCTACTCCACCCGCCGACCCCTCCGCTCCATGGGCACCGGTGTCTCCGCTGACTTCTCGGGCTTCCAGTCCCACCGGCCGCCCCGCGGCGCTGCCTGCGCCCTCAGCGAGGCCGACCTCATCGAGTTCCCCTGCGAGCGCTTCATGGAGAGCGGCGGTGGTGGCCACCACGGCGATGACCACCTGCTGCAGCGGTTCGCCGACTGA